The Candidatus Phaeomarinobacter ectocarpi genome includes a region encoding these proteins:
- a CDS encoding lytic murein transglycosylase — MRRKTTRFGAFTPLSAFLLATGLTLGGAGGALAQKGQPVEDDIVVTPAMEERLSSWLTGFRRDALAEGITSSTFNRAFQGISLDVKVLELNQKQPEFVRPIWGYLGSALSDKRKADGAEQLRANRKLFDRLEERYGVEREVLAAIWGLETHYGTFMGSRSVIRSLTTLAFEGRRADFGRTQLIAALKIIQSGDITPKAMNGSWAGAMGHTQFIPTTYLEHAVDFDGDGRRNVWVSAADGLGSAANYLKASGWDRGDPAVREVKLPGGFDYALAARSINKTGEEWQALGLRTASGDTLPRRERGLEAYLIVPAGHRGPAFLAYPNFRTILRYNNATSYAMAVSYLARHFAGEPAIQGTWPTDERPLTLSEAKEMQTKLTAIGFNTGGVDGIIGPMSRKAIRGFQGSLGQPQDGFATEKLLEKIRAAAR, encoded by the coding sequence ATGCGGCGGAAAACAACGCGCTTTGGGGCTTTCACGCCCTTATCAGCCTTTCTTTTGGCGACAGGTCTGACCCTGGGTGGTGCGGGTGGTGCGCTCGCCCAAAAGGGGCAGCCGGTGGAAGATGATATTGTTGTGACACCGGCCATGGAGGAACGGCTCTCATCCTGGCTGACAGGGTTTCGGCGTGACGCACTGGCTGAGGGAATCACCTCGTCTACCTTCAACCGGGCCTTTCAGGGCATTTCGCTGGACGTGAAGGTGCTGGAACTGAACCAGAAGCAGCCAGAATTCGTCCGGCCGATCTGGGGCTATCTTGGGTCTGCCCTTTCTGACAAACGCAAGGCGGACGGTGCCGAGCAGCTGCGGGCCAACCGCAAACTGTTTGACCGACTTGAAGAACGCTATGGCGTTGAACGTGAAGTGCTGGCTGCGATCTGGGGCCTTGAAACGCATTACGGTACCTTCATGGGCAGCCGCAGTGTCATCCGTTCACTGACGACTCTGGCGTTTGAGGGGCGTCGGGCGGACTTTGGCCGCACGCAACTCATTGCGGCCCTGAAGATCATCCAGTCAGGCGATATCACGCCCAAGGCCATGAACGGTTCATGGGCGGGTGCCATGGGGCACACGCAGTTCATTCCCACGACGTATCTTGAACACGCCGTGGATTTTGATGGCGATGGTCGCCGCAATGTCTGGGTCAGTGCGGCGGACGGACTTGGGTCTGCTGCCAACTACCTCAAGGCGTCCGGCTGGGACAGGGGCGACCCTGCAGTGCGCGAAGTAAAGCTGCCGGGTGGTTTCGACTATGCGCTGGCTGCGCGCAGTATCAACAAGACCGGTGAGGAATGGCAGGCACTCGGTCTGCGGACGGCGTCGGGCGACACCCTGCCGCGTCGTGAGCGGGGACTTGAGGCCTACCTGATTGTGCCTGCGGGACATCGCGGACCGGCGTTTCTGGCCTACCCGAATTTCCGCACGATCCTGCGCTACAACAACGCCACGTCCTATGCGATGGCTGTCTCTTATCTTGCGCGGCATTTTGCGGGCGAGCCTGCCATTCAGGGCACATGGCCCACGGATGAGCGGCCTTTGACACTGTCAGAGGCCAAAGAGATGCAGACCAAGCTGACGGCGATCGGGTTCAATACGGGGGGTGTGGACGGCATCATCGGCCCCATGAGCCGGAAAGCCATTCGAGGTTTTCAGGGAAGCCTGGGGCAACCGCAGGACGGCTTTGCCACAGAAAAGCTGCTGGAAAAAATTCGCGCAGCAGCCCGTTAG
- a CDS encoding mannose-1-phosphate guanylyltransferase/mannose-6-phosphate isomerase, with the protein MKPIRPVILSGGSGTRLWPTSRAHHPKQFMALTSERTMIQETALRVSDADRFLPPIVVCNEEHRFTVASELQDAGVELEVEMLEPVGRNTAPAIAAAAALCAAHSRDELMLVLPADHHIARPDLFLDVIATGAKLAEEGKLVTFGIVPDAPETGYGYIRSGDAVDHGGSKVDAFVEKPDAATAQTYLDDGRYFWNSGIFLFRADRMIAELEALAPDIWRQAAMAVSGGNRDMDFLRLDREAFEACPSDSIDYAVMEHTKDAVVVPSDIGWSDVGSWTALWDIGEKDGQGNVLSGDVMVQDTANTFVRAEGRLVTTVGVENLIVVETGDAVLVAHRDRVQDVKAIVGRLKTEGRPEQEVHARVYRPWGFYESLATDERHQVKHLMIKPGAAISLQMHHHRAEHWVVVGGTAKVTLGEETHLVAENESVYIPIGAKHRLENPGKMPLSIIEVQSGSYFGEDDIVRFDDVYGRVPALKAVE; encoded by the coding sequence ATGAAGCCCATCCGTCCTGTCATCCTGTCCGGAGGCTCGGGGACACGCCTGTGGCCAACGTCACGGGCGCACCATCCCAAGCAGTTCATGGCGCTCACATCCGAGCGGACAATGATTCAGGAAACCGCGTTGCGCGTGAGCGATGCAGATCGTTTTCTGCCGCCGATCGTCGTGTGCAATGAAGAGCACCGGTTTACGGTCGCCTCAGAGCTTCAGGATGCGGGCGTCGAACTTGAAGTTGAAATGCTTGAGCCAGTGGGTCGTAACACCGCTCCGGCGATTGCAGCTGCTGCAGCTCTGTGCGCGGCGCATAGTCGGGACGAGCTGATGCTCGTGCTGCCGGCGGATCATCATATCGCCCGGCCTGACCTGTTTCTCGACGTCATCGCCACCGGTGCGAAGCTGGCTGAAGAGGGCAAGCTTGTGACGTTCGGCATTGTGCCCGATGCACCTGAGACCGGGTATGGCTATATCCGCTCCGGTGACGCCGTCGACCACGGCGGCAGCAAGGTGGATGCCTTTGTTGAAAAGCCCGACGCTGCAACGGCGCAGACCTATCTCGACGATGGCCGCTACTTCTGGAACTCAGGGATCTTTTTGTTCCGCGCGGACCGGATGATTGCAGAACTTGAAGCCTTGGCACCGGACATCTGGCGACAGGCGGCGATGGCGGTCTCCGGTGGCAACCGCGACATGGATTTTCTGCGGCTTGATCGCGAAGCGTTCGAGGCTTGCCCGTCTGACTCCATCGACTATGCGGTTATGGAACACACCAAGGATGCGGTGGTGGTGCCGTCAGACATCGGCTGGAGCGATGTCGGCTCATGGACGGCGCTGTGGGACATCGGTGAAAAAGATGGTCAGGGCAATGTGCTGAGCGGCGACGTGATGGTTCAGGACACGGCCAATACGTTTGTGCGGGCGGAAGGTCGGCTTGTCACGACAGTGGGCGTGGAAAATCTGATTGTGGTTGAGACCGGCGACGCTGTGCTTGTGGCTCATCGTGATCGGGTGCAGGACGTGAAGGCCATTGTCGGGCGGTTGAAGACTGAAGGTCGCCCGGAGCAGGAAGTTCATGCGCGCGTCTACCGGCCCTGGGGCTTCTACGAGAGCCTGGCGACAGATGAACGCCATCAGGTGAAGCATCTGATGATCAAGCCGGGGGCGGCCATTTCCCTGCAAATGCACCATCATCGTGCAGAGCACTGGGTCGTTGTTGGGGGCACGGCCAAGGTGACGCTTGGTGAGGAGACGCATCTCGTTGCTGAAAACGAGTCCGTGTACATCCCAATTGGCGCAAAACACAGGTTGGAGAATCCCGGCAAGATGCCGCTCTCTATCATTGAAGTGCAGTCAGGCAGCTATTTTGGTGAGGACGACATCGTTCGTTTTGATGATGTCTATGGCCGGGTGCCTGCGCTCAAGGCTGTTGAATAG
- a CDS encoding UDP-glucose dehydrogenase family protein has translation MRVAMIGTGYVGLVSGACFSDFGHEVTCVDKDASKIEALERGEIPIYEPGLDVLVNGNMQVGRLTFTTDLANTVPEADAVFIAVGTPSRRGDGHADLSYVYAAAREIAPLLTGYTVVVTKSTVPVGTGDEVERIIREVAPDADFDVASNPEFLREGSAIEDFKRPDRVVVGTDAERAQDVMRELYRPLFLRETPMVITNRQTSELIKYAGNAFLATKISFINEMADICEKTGANVIDVAKGIGLDGRIGKLFLHAGPGYGGSCFPKDTLALVKTAEDVGAPTGIVSAVVEANASRKKRMAHKVIEAAGGDVSGKKIAVLGVTFKPNTDDMRDSPSLDIIPLLKESGASIRAFDPAGMDEAKDLIDGVDWADNAYDAINGADILLILTEWNEFRALQWDKVAKAMPGRLVVDLRNIYTPHEVARQGFTYHSIGRAPAIA, from the coding sequence ATGCGCGTCGCAATGATCGGAACAGGTTATGTCGGCCTTGTGTCCGGAGCCTGCTTCTCTGATTTCGGCCACGAAGTCACCTGCGTCGACAAAGACGCCAGCAAGATAGAAGCGCTTGAGCGCGGCGAAATCCCGATCTACGAGCCAGGCCTTGATGTGCTGGTCAACGGCAACATGCAGGTGGGCCGCCTGACCTTCACAACTGATCTTGCCAACACAGTCCCCGAGGCTGATGCCGTCTTCATAGCCGTCGGCACTCCCTCGCGCCGCGGCGATGGCCACGCCGACCTGTCCTATGTCTATGCAGCGGCCCGCGAAATCGCGCCATTGCTGACGGGCTACACGGTGGTGGTCACCAAATCCACAGTCCCTGTCGGCACCGGTGACGAAGTTGAACGCATTATCCGCGAAGTCGCGCCTGACGCAGACTTCGACGTCGCGTCCAATCCCGAGTTTCTGCGCGAAGGCTCCGCCATTGAGGACTTCAAGCGTCCAGACCGTGTCGTGGTTGGTACCGATGCCGAGCGCGCACAGGACGTGATGCGTGAACTCTATCGCCCGCTGTTCCTTCGCGAGACGCCGATGGTCATCACCAACCGGCAGACATCAGAACTCATCAAATATGCCGGCAACGCGTTTCTGGCGACCAAGATCAGCTTCATCAACGAGATGGCGGACATCTGCGAGAAGACCGGTGCAAATGTGATCGATGTCGCCAAGGGCATTGGCCTTGATGGACGCATCGGCAAGCTCTTCCTGCATGCAGGCCCCGGTTATGGCGGCTCGTGCTTCCCCAAGGACACCCTTGCCCTGGTCAAGACCGCTGAAGACGTTGGCGCACCGACAGGTATCGTCAGCGCTGTGGTCGAGGCCAATGCCAGCCGCAAGAAACGCATGGCCCATAAAGTCATTGAAGCTGCCGGCGGCGACGTGAGCGGCAAAAAAATCGCGGTCCTCGGCGTGACCTTCAAGCCGAACACGGACGACATGCGGGACAGTCCAAGCCTCGACATCATCCCCCTCCTCAAGGAATCCGGCGCATCGATCCGTGCCTTTGATCCTGCAGGCATGGATGAAGCCAAAGACCTGATCGACGGCGTCGATTGGGCTGACAATGCATACGACGCCATCAATGGCGCAGACATCCTGCTGATCCTGACCGAGTGGAACGAGTTCCGGGCTCTGCAGTGGGACAAGGTCGCAAAGGCCATGCCCGGTCGGCTTGTGGTCGACCTCAGAAACATCTACACCCCCCATGAAGTGGCCCGTCAGGGCTTCACCTATCACTCCATCGGCCGTGCACCTGCAATCGCCTGA
- a CDS encoding NAD(P)/FAD-dependent oxidoreductase, with product MDHFETDTVIAGAGVIGLAVARALALQGHEVIVVERETLIGSHTSSRNSEVIHAGIYYPQDSLKARFCVEGKHKLYEYCAARGLNHKRCGKLIVATTEAQVAELEGIKARAAANGVGDLTFLNRDEALALEPHLNCEGALLSPSTGIIDSHGLMLSYQGEAEERGAALAFGTSINWVEASDKGFLVATSGAAEATIKAKRFINSAGLFAPQLAASIAGLSSAFMPVPYYCKGNYYSLQGRAPFDRLIYPVPEAAGLGVHLTLDLGGQARFGPDTEWVDGVEYSVDPARSDGFYDAIRRYWPGLKDASLVPAYAGIRPKLNAQGEPAADFRIDGPDAHGIAGLVNLLGIESPGLTSSLAIADEVAKQVG from the coding sequence ATGGACCATTTCGAAACGGATACCGTCATTGCCGGGGCTGGTGTCATCGGCTTGGCTGTGGCGCGCGCGTTGGCCCTGCAGGGCCATGAAGTCATCGTTGTCGAACGCGAGACATTGATTGGCAGTCATACAAGTTCGCGCAACAGCGAAGTCATTCATGCGGGTATTTATTACCCTCAAGACTCGCTCAAGGCCCGTTTCTGCGTTGAGGGCAAACACAAACTTTATGAGTACTGCGCCGCACGCGGGTTGAATCACAAACGCTGTGGCAAGCTGATTGTGGCAACCACCGAAGCACAAGTCGCGGAGCTTGAAGGCATCAAGGCCAGGGCTGCGGCCAATGGGGTTGGTGATTTAACATTTCTCAATCGCGATGAAGCCCTGGCGCTGGAACCGCACCTCAACTGCGAAGGCGCATTGCTGTCGCCCTCAACAGGCATCATCGACAGCCACGGGTTGATGTTGAGCTATCAGGGCGAAGCAGAAGAGCGTGGCGCGGCGCTCGCATTCGGCACGTCTATCAACTGGGTTGAAGCGTCGGATAAGGGTTTTCTGGTGGCCACCTCAGGGGCTGCTGAAGCTACCATCAAAGCCAAGCGCTTCATCAATTCAGCAGGATTGTTTGCGCCCCAATTAGCGGCTTCGATCGCCGGTTTGTCGTCGGCGTTTATGCCGGTTCCCTACTACTGCAAGGGCAATTACTACTCCCTCCAGGGCCGGGCACCATTTGACCGGTTGATTTACCCCGTTCCGGAAGCTGCCGGCCTTGGCGTTCACCTGACGCTTGACCTTGGCGGCCAGGCGCGCTTTGGCCCTGATACGGAATGGGTGGATGGCGTTGAGTACTCAGTGGACCCGGCGCGGTCTGATGGGTTTTACGACGCCATCCGGCGATATTGGCCGGGGCTGAAGGATGCGTCGCTGGTGCCTGCCTATGCAGGCATTCGTCCCAAGTTGAATGCGCAGGGTGAGCCGGCTGCTGATTTCCGGATAGACGGGCCTGATGCCCATGGGATTGCTGGGCTGGTCAACCTGCTTGGCATTGAGTCCCCCGGACTCACATCGTCATTGGCTATTGCCGACGAAGTTGCCAAGCAGGTTGGCTAG
- a CDS encoding glutathione S-transferase N-terminal domain-containing protein: protein MALALYDLEGRDGRRMSPFCWRTKYALAHKGLTAEDRPVGFGEIKTIGDGSHKTVPVLEHDGQFIGDSWQIAIHLDQNFQDTPPLFPSLDALHYAQFVERWLFTQVFTAMFPAMVKQVFEHCREEDKAYVRESREKQLGGMTLEQADKRGKEGLGAMSVALGPLRAKLMDTPYLNGNEAGYADYVAASTFMWARAVYPNKLFAPKEPVADWFKRILEMHGSLGRSTPGYDIAA from the coding sequence ATGGCTCTTGCCCTCTATGACCTCGAAGGCCGTGACGGCCGTCGCATGAGCCCCTTTTGCTGGCGCACAAAATACGCGCTGGCCCATAAGGGCCTCACGGCGGAGGACCGTCCGGTCGGCTTCGGGGAAATCAAAACCATCGGGGACGGGTCTCACAAGACTGTCCCCGTGCTTGAGCATGACGGCCAGTTCATCGGCGACAGCTGGCAGATCGCAATCCATCTGGATCAAAACTTTCAGGATACTCCGCCGCTGTTCCCCAGCCTTGATGCCCTGCACTACGCGCAGTTCGTGGAACGCTGGCTGTTCACGCAGGTGTTCACCGCCATGTTCCCGGCCATGGTCAAACAGGTGTTTGAACACTGCCGCGAGGAAGACAAGGCCTATGTCCGTGAAAGCCGCGAAAAGCAGCTGGGCGGCATGACCCTTGAACAGGCGGACAAGCGTGGCAAGGAAGGTCTGGGCGCCATGTCCGTGGCCCTTGGTCCTCTGCGGGCCAAGCTCATGGACACGCCCTACCTCAATGGCAACGAAGCTGGCTATGCCGACTATGTAGCCGCCAGCACATTCATGTGGGCCCGCGCTGTTTATCCAAACAAGCTGTTTGCACCCAAGGAGCCGGTGGCTGATTGGTTCAAGCGCATCCTTGAGATGCACGGCTCACTGGGTCGCTCAACGCCGGGCTACGACATCGCAGCCTGA
- a CDS encoding sugar transferase: MSALLKNNAEVALPLGSAEETARPLPRYIARRDAAYAVLTAETPATLRPAARIHAVDANTSTLREITIRTLDVLGAIAGLILAAPIMMVVAFLIMRDGGSAFFGQTRVGQQGRGFNCFKLRSMASDAEARLQTLLDNDPQAAAEWAEHRKLKNDPRITKLGHFIRKTSIDELPQLWNVLKGDMSLVGPRPIVPDELAMYGKDAAGYLSVRPGLTGLWQVSGRSDCDYKTRIALDVEWTEIRTVASYLEIIFKTVPAVLAKEGAY, from the coding sequence ATGTCTGCACTGCTGAAAAACAACGCTGAAGTCGCCCTGCCGCTTGGTTCTGCTGAAGAAACGGCACGCCCCCTTCCCCGTTACATTGCCCGTCGCGACGCTGCCTATGCAGTTCTGACGGCTGAAACACCTGCAACTCTGCGCCCCGCCGCGCGCATTCACGCGGTAGATGCCAACACATCCACCCTACGCGAAATCACCATCCGCACGCTGGACGTACTGGGCGCAATCGCCGGCCTCATTCTCGCAGCACCCATCATGATGGTTGTGGCTTTCCTCATCATGCGCGACGGCGGCTCAGCCTTCTTTGGCCAGACCCGCGTTGGCCAGCAGGGCCGCGGCTTCAACTGCTTTAAGCTGCGTTCCATGGCGTCGGATGCCGAAGCACGCCTCCAGACACTTCTCGACAATGACCCGCAGGCTGCTGCTGAGTGGGCCGAGCACCGCAAGCTCAAGAACGACCCACGCATCACCAAGCTTGGTCACTTCATCCGCAAGACCAGCATTGATGAGCTGCCCCAGCTCTGGAACGTCCTCAAAGGTGACATGAGCCTCGTTGGCCCGCGCCCGATCGTTCCTGATGAGCTGGCCATGTATGGCAAGGATGCTGCCGGCTACCTGTCTGTCCGCCCTGGCCTCACAGGTCTGTGGCAGGTCTCAGGCCGCAGCGACTGCGATTACAAAACACGTATTGCTCTGGACGTTGAATGGACCGAGATCCGCACTGTCGCGTCTTACCTTGAAATCATTTTCAAGACGGTTCCCGCAGTGCTCGCCAAAGAGGGCGCTTACTAA
- a CDS encoding ABC transporter substrate-binding protein: MIKSIVAAILFVMTSATMAAADPEATAKSFITDGVDQAITILQETKPEDPARAARFRDFVSEIIDTRSVAQFTLGHYRKGADAALVRAFEQQFKEYATASYESRLGLYGGQTINITNAVARKDTDVLVKGTINAKDGKHLADVAFRVLTTKRGPQLFDAQVQGIWLAVEQRAQFGNFLGQHDGDIQQLINFLADETARLRSKDAAATPAEG; encoded by the coding sequence ATGATCAAGAGCATTGTTGCCGCCATTTTGTTTGTCATGACGTCTGCCACCATGGCGGCAGCGGACCCCGAGGCCACGGCAAAGTCCTTCATCACCGATGGTGTGGATCAGGCGATCACAATTCTGCAGGAGACCAAGCCGGAAGACCCGGCCCGCGCGGCCCGCTTCCGCGACTTCGTCTCAGAGATCATCGACACCCGCTCAGTCGCCCAGTTCACCTTGGGTCACTATCGCAAGGGCGCTGATGCTGCCCTCGTGCGTGCCTTCGAGCAGCAGTTCAAGGAATACGCCACCGCCAGCTATGAAAGCCGTCTGGGCCTGTATGGCGGCCAAACCATCAACATCACCAACGCTGTCGCGCGCAAGGACACGGATGTGTTGGTCAAAGGCACCATCAACGCAAAGGACGGCAAGCACCTTGCGGATGTCGCCTTCCGTGTCCTGACGACAAAGCGCGGCCCGCAACTCTTTGATGCGCAGGTTCAGGGTATCTGGCTGGCCGTTGAGCAGCGCGCGCAGTTCGGCAATTTTCTGGGTCAGCACGATGGCGACATCCAGCAACTGATCAACTTCCTTGCGGATGAAACCGCACGGTTGCGCTCCAAGGACGCCGCAGCGACACCTGCTGAAGGCTAG
- the galU gene encoding UTP--glucose-1-phosphate uridylyltransferase GalU, producing the protein MSKRIRKVVFPVAGLGTRFLPATKSVPKELLPVVDRPLIQYAVDEAKEAGIEHFIFVTGRGKTAIADYFDHAYELEQTLSSKGKGDALKMLADMRPPAGAASFLRQQEPAGLGHAVWCARDLVGDEPFAVVLADELLKSSPGCLAQMVEAYEKTQGNIVGLVDVPKEHTDRYGVIKPGARDGNLVEVAGMIEKPKPEAAPSTLALVGRYILQPSVFEHLSRQDRGAGGEIQLTDAMARLIGNEPFHGLEFDGIRFDCGNKVGFMAANVAYALEREDMADELREYLRTVI; encoded by the coding sequence ATGTCCAAACGGATCCGCAAGGTTGTTTTCCCGGTTGCCGGTCTCGGCACGCGCTTCCTCCCGGCCACCAAGTCGGTGCCCAAGGAGCTGCTGCCGGTCGTCGACCGTCCGCTCATTCAGTACGCCGTGGATGAAGCCAAAGAAGCCGGCATCGAGCATTTCATTTTCGTAACCGGTCGCGGCAAGACAGCCATCGCTGACTATTTCGACCACGCCTATGAGCTTGAGCAGACCCTGTCTTCAAAGGGCAAAGGCGACGCGCTGAAGATGCTTGCCGACATGCGCCCACCCGCAGGCGCTGCCTCCTTCCTACGTCAACAGGAGCCCGCAGGCCTTGGTCATGCAGTCTGGTGCGCACGCGACCTAGTGGGCGATGAGCCCTTTGCCGTCGTTCTGGCAGACGAACTCCTCAAATCCTCGCCCGGCTGCCTGGCGCAGATGGTGGAGGCCTATGAAAAGACACAAGGCAACATTGTCGGCCTGGTGGACGTGCCCAAGGAACACACGGACCGCTATGGCGTGATCAAGCCCGGCGCCCGTGATGGAAACCTGGTTGAAGTCGCCGGCATGATTGAAAAGCCCAAGCCCGAGGCTGCACCCTCCACATTGGCGCTGGTGGGTCGTTACATCCTTCAGCCTTCGGTGTTTGAGCACCTCTCCCGACAGGACCGTGGCGCAGGCGGTGAGATCCAGCTCACGGATGCCATGGCCCGCCTCATCGGCAATGAGCCCTTCCACGGCCTTGAGTTCGATGGCATCCGGTTTGACTGCGGCAACAAAGTAGGCTTCATGGCAGCCAATGTGGCCTATGCCCTTGAACGGGAAGACATGGCCGACGAACTTCGTGAGTATCTGCGGACAGTCATCTAG